A genomic window from Sphingobacterium spiritivorum includes:
- a CDS encoding BamA/TamA family outer membrane protein translates to MQRVALIFTFLLFHISYSFAQHDTTSTVRLRKDTLAGTDSLKTASPYQDHYDISDLFRTILHPKRKPDRSKRRSPITLMPNVAYNPTIGAQGGVKAVAGKVLGNHPNTTMSVAATSASITTKGIMVFYLSHNVFTPGNTWNFQGSLAAVHMVAPDAGIGMNMNAWTTEEERVIANPDRKIFGSRYNSYIFNEKVYRQVAHGLFLGAGVSFDLRRKIEEPQLVNGPTPPSLYSEKHGFNPKKYNSNGLLFNVQYMTRDNPNRAYSGIYSDVGIRVNQTWMGSSKNAVQLVTDFRKYFSLSKKNPEHVLGFWYWGSYKLSGTLPYFDLPGTGKDTNVRTGRGYTIGYFKGISFAYSEVEYRFPITKNKFLSGVTFLNIQSASDEIGTRLFQRWEPGGGAGLRVLFNKATRTNLCLDYAFGKYGNRGFFLGLNEAF, encoded by the coding sequence ATGCAGCGAGTAGCTCTTATATTCACTTTTCTGTTGTTTCATATATCGTATTCGTTTGCTCAGCATGATACAACCAGCACGGTAAGACTGCGCAAAGACACATTGGCTGGCACAGACAGCTTAAAAACAGCTTCTCCTTATCAGGATCACTATGATATCAGTGATCTGTTTCGGACTATTCTTCATCCCAAACGCAAACCGGACCGTTCTAAACGACGTTCTCCCATAACTTTGATGCCTAATGTTGCCTATAATCCGACTATCGGGGCACAGGGAGGAGTAAAAGCCGTAGCCGGTAAGGTATTAGGCAACCACCCCAATACCACTATGTCAGTCGCAGCCACTTCAGCTTCTATCACTACAAAAGGTATTATGGTGTTCTACCTGAGCCATAATGTGTTTACACCGGGCAATACCTGGAATTTTCAGGGAAGTCTGGCGGCTGTTCACATGGTTGCACCTGATGCCGGTATAGGGATGAATATGAATGCATGGACGACTGAAGAAGAGCGCGTTATTGCTAACCCTGACCGCAAAATATTCGGATCACGATACAATTCTTATATTTTCAATGAAAAGGTCTACCGTCAGGTTGCCCACGGATTATTTCTGGGTGCAGGAGTATCATTCGATCTTCGCAGGAAAATAGAGGAACCGCAATTAGTCAACGGTCCTACGCCGCCCTCTTTGTACAGCGAAAAACACGGCTTTAATCCAAAAAAATACAACTCCAACGGACTACTGTTCAATGTGCAGTACATGACCCGGGATAATCCGAACAGGGCTTACAGCGGTATATACTCCGATGTAGGTATACGTGTCAATCAGACCTGGATGGGAAGTTCAAAGAACGCTGTACAATTGGTAACAGATTTCAGAAAATACTTTAGTTTATCTAAGAAAAATCCGGAGCACGTACTAGGATTCTGGTACTGGGGATCTTATAAACTCAGTGGAACACTACCCTACTTTGATCTTCCCGGAACAGGGAAAGATACAAATGTCAGAACAGGACGGGGCTATACTATAGGCTATTTCAAGGGTATATCTTTTGCTTACTCAGAAGTGGAATACCGCTTTCCGATTACGAAAAACAAATTCCTGAGCGGCGTGACATTTCTTAATATACAGTCTGCAAGCGACGAGATCGGCACCCGCCTGTTTCAGCGCTGGGAACCCGGTGGAGGTGCCGGACTCCGTGTTTTATTTAATAAAGCAACCCGAACAAACCTCTGTCTGGACTATGCTTTCGGAAAATATGGAAACAGAGGCTTTTTCTTAGGTCTTAATGAAGCATTTTAA
- a CDS encoding glucoamylase family protein, with product MMKYYYLLITCMLLVSNTLKADTYPEVVFDNSLVGGSYAKSLVRYSGGSWVENVRNHLLVSDTLFFTPGNALSLKYHSSATGSWEADILYSRQKFFYQVSKKDVLVFKMYVQTASTKIEELPDVVLKQGFKQSEPVSLAHFIDDFEPNMWVNVEIPVDKIKGFEEGAIRSVSFVQRNASNKTHHILLDQIEFLPKNPSSVKLSSPAILSEAKAYDKQVLLSWQLPLTPSIRYIKIYRSTDKENFEPVAIRPIQMQSCLDRVPEIDKTYYYKIAWVDYDYIESPFSAVKEVKTKKLSDEELLNVVQAAHVNYFLENYDFNSGMYMPYRRKDKAIVSVRESGYAALALIVGAERKFVNRNVVLARFTKMVNFLKKVQHKDGVFPEYFDGRTGLPEYRQHIPKYSLTATTAMMEALLIARQYFFKEDVAEEKALRENITALWERIDWKVFSSGEHNNVLWDSWSPVDSTRRSHILGGFNSSLNTYLLAISSPTHPVSMDAYTFGFGNVHVHSNQLPTYFSRFVVGETSPSDSVSVEEHASDTSQTLWSRSIIRDTVEYGLQTKVPDIGVPLVDVYRMFYTLDPRDKKDSLLDYNTEVRNMIRIAKRRDNEMGVGTAFSDVWGYYTVKDTVSLTRINPAVGPSALFIDKEIGMKAMKTLYEKYADILFTEYGFRAWLDLKDNDVSDEYLAVNQATVAIMIENSRSGLIWELYKEIPEIKVVTDKLFKTKKK from the coding sequence ATGATGAAATATTACTATCTCCTGATAACCTGCATGTTGCTGGTATCTAATACATTGAAAGCGGATACTTATCCGGAAGTTGTATTCGATAATAGTCTTGTAGGAGGGAGTTATGCAAAGAGTTTAGTCCGTTATTCCGGTGGTAGCTGGGTCGAGAATGTACGCAATCATCTGTTGGTATCGGACACGCTTTTTTTTACTCCCGGTAACGCTTTGTCTCTCAAATACCACAGTTCTGCAACCGGAAGCTGGGAAGCAGATATCTTATATAGCCGTCAAAAGTTTTTTTATCAGGTTTCTAAAAAGGATGTTTTGGTATTTAAAATGTATGTACAGACTGCATCTACCAAAATCGAGGAATTGCCGGATGTTGTCCTGAAACAGGGATTTAAACAAAGTGAACCTGTTTCATTGGCACACTTTATTGATGATTTTGAGCCTAATATGTGGGTCAATGTAGAAATTCCGGTAGATAAGATTAAGGGATTTGAAGAAGGTGCTATACGGTCTGTAAGTTTTGTGCAGAGAAATGCTTCTAACAAGACACATCATATCCTGTTGGATCAGATTGAATTTTTACCCAAAAATCCGTCCAGTGTTAAATTGTCTTCACCCGCAATCTTATCGGAAGCAAAAGCCTATGATAAACAAGTGCTGCTGAGCTGGCAATTGCCACTGACACCTAGTATACGCTATATCAAGATCTACCGCTCCACAGATAAGGAAAACTTTGAACCTGTAGCCATCCGCCCGATTCAGATGCAAAGTTGTCTGGATCGTGTTCCAGAAATAGACAAAACCTATTATTATAAGATTGCCTGGGTAGATTACGATTACATAGAGTCCCCTTTTTCCGCTGTCAAAGAGGTGAAGACAAAGAAATTGTCTGACGAGGAACTGCTCAATGTGGTACAGGCTGCTCATGTAAATTATTTCCTGGAAAACTATGATTTTAACAGTGGTATGTATATGCCTTACCGCCGTAAGGATAAAGCAATTGTTTCCGTAAGAGAATCGGGGTATGCTGCACTGGCCTTAATTGTCGGAGCAGAAAGAAAATTTGTGAACAGGAATGTCGTATTGGCCCGGTTCACAAAAATGGTGAACTTTCTAAAGAAAGTACAACACAAAGACGGTGTTTTTCCGGAGTACTTTGACGGAAGAACCGGTTTGCCGGAATACAGACAACATATACCTAAATATAGTCTTACAGCAACTACGGCCATGATGGAAGCTTTACTTATTGCAAGACAATATTTTTTTAAAGAAGATGTAGCAGAAGAAAAAGCTCTTCGTGAGAATATTACAGCATTATGGGAGCGGATAGATTGGAAAGTATTCTCTTCAGGAGAACATAATAATGTGCTGTGGGATAGCTGGTCTCCGGTAGACAGCACCAGAAGATCACATATATTAGGTGGTTTTAACAGCAGTCTCAATACGTATTTACTGGCGATATCATCTCCCACACACCCTGTTTCTATGGATGCCTATACATTTGGTTTTGGCAATGTCCATGTACACAGTAATCAATTGCCGACCTATTTTTCAAGATTCGTAGTTGGGGAAACTTCCCCATCAGACTCGGTTTCTGTAGAGGAGCATGCATCAGATACTTCACAGACACTATGGTCAAGATCTATTATCCGAGATACCGTAGAGTATGGTCTGCAGACCAAAGTGCCCGATATAGGTGTTCCGCTTGTAGATGTGTATCGTATGTTCTACACGTTAGATCCAAGAGATAAAAAAGATTCCTTACTGGATTACAATACAGAAGTTCGCAATATGATCCGTATTGCCAAAAGAAGAGATAATGAAATGGGTGTAGGAACGGCATTTTCGGATGTATGGGGATATTATACTGTAAAGGATACAGTTTCTTTAACTCGTATCAATCCTGCTGTAGGTCCGTCAGCACTGTTTATCGATAAAGAGATCGGTATGAAAGCTATGAAAACGCTGTACGAGAAATATGCTGATATTCTGTTTACAGAATATGGATTCAGAGCATGGTTAGATCTTAAAGATAATGATGTGTCTGATGAGTACCTGGCTGTCAATCAGGCTACAGTAGCTATTATGATTGAAAATTCCCGTTCAGGATTGATATGGGAGTTGTACAAGGAGATACCGGAGATTAAGGTAGTGACAGATAAACTGTTTAAGACGAAGAAAAAATGA
- the ygiD gene encoding 4,5-DOPA-extradiol-dioxygenase, protein MISGLKDLKNLSDSLRTQSKLMPVLFVGHGSPMNGIEDNEFSRNWSNMAKEIPQPQAVLVISAHWYTDSTKVTAMEKPKTIHDFYGFPKELFAVTYPAPGSPELAMETKSLISHTQVELDHDWGLDHGTWTVVRYMYPDAQIPVLQLSIDYRQHPSWHYELGKELLALRKKGVLIIGSGNMVHNLRMVSWDMIHGGGYDWAYQMNDTFKKLIESKEHQKLIRYDELGSGAMLAIPTPEHYLPLLYSLSLQQSNEGVSFFNDKLVGGSLNMTSLKISQ, encoded by the coding sequence ATGATAAGTGGATTAAAGGATCTGAAAAATCTTTCGGATAGTCTCCGAACACAGTCTAAGTTAATGCCTGTGCTTTTTGTCGGTCATGGCTCCCCGATGAACGGGATTGAAGACAATGAATTCTCCAGAAACTGGAGCAATATGGCGAAAGAAATTCCGCAGCCTCAGGCTGTATTAGTCATTTCGGCACACTGGTATACCGATAGCACAAAAGTGACGGCTATGGAAAAACCAAAAACCATTCATGACTTTTATGGATTTCCGAAAGAACTGTTTGCTGTAACATATCCTGCTCCCGGAAGTCCTGAACTGGCCATGGAGACAAAATCGCTGATTTCGCATACACAGGTCGAACTGGATCATGATTGGGGACTGGATCACGGAACCTGGACAGTGGTCAGATATATGTATCCCGATGCACAGATACCCGTGTTACAACTGAGTATTGATTACCGCCAACATCCGTCCTGGCATTATGAGCTTGGGAAAGAATTACTGGCTTTGCGTAAAAAAGGAGTGTTGATTATCGGAAGCGGTAATATGGTGCATAATCTTCGCATGGTTTCATGGGATATGATTCATGGAGGTGGATACGACTGGGCGTACCAGATGAACGATACATTCAAGAAACTGATTGAAAGTAAAGAGCATCAGAAACTGATTCGGTATGATGAACTTGGTTCAGGAGCAATGCTTGCGATCCCTACTCCGGAGCACTATCTGCCTTTGCTGTACAGCTTATCTTTACAACAATCCAATGAAGGAGTATCGTTTTTTAATGATAAGCTGGTAGGAGGCTCGTTGAATATGACCTCTCTTAAAATCTCGCAATAG
- a CDS encoding OmpA family protein, with product MKQLNIFTLILFCAVTLFSCKQQALTVNPGAVLSKDGTDDGLKNVKEEFKDASRTEEGIKFSLSSDFLFPTNSSYLTDKSKGELSKLAKLLKDNSKTKIRVDGHTDATGTPEYNLWLSDKRAVSVKKFLVDSGISESRITTKGIGQAKPVADNKTPEGRQMNRRVEVVLLNQK from the coding sequence ATGAAGCAATTAAACATATTTACGCTGATTTTATTTTGTGCTGTTACCTTATTCTCCTGTAAGCAACAGGCGCTCACAGTTAATCCCGGTGCAGTACTTTCAAAAGACGGTACAGATGACGGGTTGAAAAACGTCAAGGAAGAATTTAAAGATGCTTCCAGAACAGAAGAGGGAATCAAATTTTCGTTGTCATCTGACTTTTTATTCCCGACTAACTCTTCTTACCTGACAGATAAATCCAAAGGAGAACTGAGTAAACTGGCCAAATTACTGAAAGATAATTCCAAAACAAAAATCCGTGTAGACGGACATACCGATGCAACTGGTACACCGGAATATAATCTATGGTTGTCTGATAAAAGAGCGGTTTCCGTTAAGAAATTTTTAGTAGACTCCGGAATCTCTGAAAGCCGTATTACCACTAAAGGTATCGGACAGGCAAAACCTGTAGCAGATAATAAAACTCCGGAAGGCCGTCAGATGAACAGACGTGTAGAAGTCGTGTTACTGAATCAGAAGTAA
- a CDS encoding PLDc N-terminal domain-containing protein gives MNLLFLNIGTQELILIIMVMVMCFIPTILIIISLIDILKRQFTDSGDKILMIVLVFFLPVIGSCVYLFSLRHKYPLIKDHFTAK, from the coding sequence ATGAACTTACTTTTTTTGAATATCGGAACACAGGAGTTAATTCTTATTATTATGGTAATGGTTATGTGTTTTATTCCGACCATACTGATTATTATATCATTAATTGACATCCTTAAAAGACAATTCACGGATAGCGGCGATAAAATCTTAATGATTGTGCTGGTCTTCTTCCTGCCTGTTATCGGCTCATGTGTCTATCTTTTTTCGTTAAGACATAAATATCCTTTAATCAAGGATCATTTCACTGCAAAATAA
- a CDS encoding tetratricopeptide repeat-containing sensor histidine kinase has protein sequence MKRLLLFVILLLQYSYSFAQDNKNRIYTDSLSKVLHTAANDSIKARSAYLLSNYWIKQKDTLQSLRYLDKGKQLSGKNSYLNALYAFYKGSYLFIKDGETQECMDLYKQAALLFAKHKSKESYEFQVKSWHNYAMMLDHKDNKKGMVEILIQKAIPAAELAEDHEWVARSYGNIGMAFANTATYDKAIEYYEKSIRYYEQHNLSKDRYAIVLLDLARVYVESKKADKATPYIRKAETILRTIPKSVAHLILGETASMYYQHKKDYTKAEEYIKQAIAVATELNMPYELNSLRYQYFNVYFNQKKFPLALKELYAVMENMPFEMANNRQQIALDLSDTYKEMGDYKNALTWMKNHAALKDSIYEENTKKEIADLEIKFKTAEKEKKIVQLEAEKQQTLLQQKNQLLFSWILGIGACLLLCVLSVFIYFYKQHKKQAQQQLSILKQQQELKFAQAMLAGEEQERSRLARDLHDGLGGALVGIKYKLAAEAETTSINDIRTQLDNSISELRHIARNMMPETLVRSGLTVALEDLCTSLHREGLVIELQCDEIKSDTPPGVQSNIYRIIQELLNNAIRHGNATRIIVQCFQNEEGFLITVEDNGKGFDLSQTEQQGKGIGLQNVRMRASYMKGNVDISSVAGEGTSVNIELLFDKG, from the coding sequence ATGAAGCGACTACTTCTTTTCGTTATACTATTGCTCCAATATTCCTATTCTTTTGCGCAGGATAACAAAAATAGAATCTACACCGATAGTCTGTCAAAAGTGCTGCACACAGCGGCTAATGATAGTATTAAAGCCCGTTCTGCGTACCTGCTTTCTAATTATTGGATCAAACAGAAAGATACCTTACAGTCTTTGAGATACCTTGATAAAGGCAAGCAACTAAGCGGTAAGAACAGCTATCTGAATGCACTCTATGCTTTTTATAAAGGCAGTTATTTGTTTATAAAGGATGGCGAGACGCAGGAATGTATGGATTTGTATAAGCAGGCAGCTCTTTTATTTGCTAAACACAAAAGCAAAGAAAGCTATGAATTTCAGGTCAAAAGCTGGCATAATTATGCCATGATGCTGGACCATAAAGACAACAAAAAAGGGATGGTAGAAATACTGATCCAAAAAGCCATTCCTGCAGCAGAACTGGCTGAAGATCATGAATGGGTGGCACGCTCGTACGGTAATATAGGAATGGCATTTGCAAATACAGCCACCTATGATAAAGCCATTGAATATTATGAAAAGAGTATCCGGTATTATGAACAGCATAATCTTTCAAAGGATAGATATGCCATCGTATTGTTAGATCTTGCACGGGTATATGTGGAATCTAAAAAGGCGGACAAAGCTACGCCTTATATCCGCAAAGCGGAAACTATACTGCGTACTATACCTAAATCTGTGGCACACCTGATATTGGGAGAAACGGCTTCTATGTACTACCAGCATAAAAAAGACTATACTAAAGCTGAAGAATATATCAAACAGGCAATAGCTGTTGCTACTGAACTGAATATGCCCTATGAGCTGAATAGCCTGAGGTACCAATATTTTAATGTCTATTTTAATCAGAAAAAATTTCCGCTTGCGCTGAAAGAGTTATATGCTGTAATGGAAAATATGCCGTTTGAAATGGCAAATAACCGACAGCAAATCGCCTTGGACCTTTCCGATACCTATAAGGAAATGGGCGACTACAAGAATGCTCTTACCTGGATGAAAAACCACGCAGCATTAAAGGATAGTATTTATGAAGAAAATACAAAGAAAGAGATAGCTGATCTTGAAATTAAATTTAAAACTGCCGAAAAGGAGAAAAAAATAGTGCAGTTGGAAGCTGAAAAGCAACAAACACTGTTACAACAAAAGAATCAGTTATTATTTAGCTGGATATTAGGTATTGGAGCCTGTTTATTACTTTGTGTGCTCTCCGTATTTATATATTTCTATAAACAACACAAGAAACAGGCGCAACAGCAGCTTAGCATATTGAAGCAACAGCAGGAACTGAAATTTGCACAGGCTATGCTTGCCGGAGAAGAACAGGAGCGAAGCCGGCTTGCGCGCGATCTGCACGATGGTCTCGGAGGCGCATTGGTAGGAATTAAATATAAACTTGCGGCGGAGGCAGAGACGACTAGTATTAATGATATACGAACGCAGCTGGATAACAGTATCAGCGAGCTAAGGCATATTGCCCGCAATATGATGCCCGAAACATTAGTTCGTTCCGGACTTACAGTTGCTTTGGAGGATTTGTGTACATCTTTACATCGGGAAGGTTTGGTTATAGAGTTGCAGTGTGATGAGATAAAAAGTGATACTCCTCCTGGCGTGCAATCCAATATTTACAGGATTATTCAGGAATTACTGAACAATGCTATTCGTCATGGTAATGCGACAAGAATCATTGTACAATGTTTTCAGAATGAAGAAGGATTTCTCATTACTGTAGAAGATAACGGAAAAGGATTTGATCTCAGTCAGACAGAGCAGCAAGGGAAAGGTATCGGCTTACAGAATGTAAGAATGCGGGCTTCTTATATGAAAGGAAATGTAGATATCAGCTCTGTTGCAGGTGAAGGGACGAGTGTCAATATAGAACTGTTATTTGATAAGGGGTAA
- a CDS encoding acetyl-CoA carboxylase carboxyltransferase subunit alpha yields the protein METTFDFEKPIADLQTQIEKVNQVAEKTKVDMSATIQDLEAKLEETKLQIYNNMTGWQKVQMSRHPERPQTFDYIEMICEEFIELHGDRNVKDDKAIVGGFASIGGEPVMVIGHQKGKNTKERQFRNFGMANPEGYRKALRLMKMAEKFNKPVITLIDTMGAYPGLEAEERGQGEAIARNLLEMSVLKVPVICIVIGEGASGGALGIGIGDRVYMLQNTWYSVISPESCSSILWRSWDHKERAAEALKLTAEDMLGNGLIDGIIAEPMGGAHQAPAIAAENVKTKILSDLAVLKAKTAEVLVQERIDKFSKMGYVVE from the coding sequence ATGGAAACAACTTTTGATTTTGAAAAACCTATTGCAGATCTGCAAACACAGATAGAGAAAGTAAATCAGGTAGCTGAAAAGACCAAGGTCGACATGAGTGCGACTATCCAGGATCTGGAAGCAAAACTGGAAGAAACCAAACTGCAGATCTATAACAATATGACTGGCTGGCAGAAGGTACAGATGTCACGTCATCCTGAGCGTCCGCAGACTTTCGATTATATCGAGATGATTTGTGAGGAGTTTATCGAACTGCATGGCGATCGCAATGTAAAGGATGATAAGGCTATAGTTGGCGGATTTGCTTCTATCGGCGGCGAACCTGTAATGGTTATCGGCCATCAAAAAGGAAAAAACACCAAGGAACGTCAGTTCCGCAACTTTGGAATGGCAAATCCCGAGGGATACCGCAAAGCTTTGCGTCTGATGAAAATGGCTGAAAAATTTAATAAGCCGGTTATTACGCTTATCGATACTATGGGTGCTTACCCGGGTTTAGAGGCAGAAGAAAGAGGTCAGGGAGAAGCTATTGCCCGCAACTTGCTTGAAATGTCTGTATTAAAAGTGCCTGTTATCTGTATTGTAATCGGTGAAGGCGCTTCCGGCGGAGCATTGGGTATTGGTATAGGTGACCGCGTATATATGCTTCAAAACACCTGGTATTCGGTCATTTCACCAGAGTCTTGTTCATCTATTCTATGGAGAAGCTGGGATCACAAAGAGCGAGCAGCAGAAGCACTAAAATTAACGGCTGAAGACATGCTTGGAAATGGTCTGATTGACGGCATCATTGCTGAACCAATGGGCGGAGCACATCAGGCACCTGCTATTGCAGCTGAAAATGTAAAAACTAAAATCCTTTCTGATCTGGCGGTCCTTAAAGCGAAGACAGCTGAAGTATTAGTACAGGAAAGAATCGACAAATTCAGTAAAATGGGTTACGTCGTAGAATAA